GCATTTTTTGTTATCAAAAGCTTTTTGATAGGTGCTTATTTAGGGAGTTTAAAATCAGCACTCACTAAAGAAAAAACAATGATCATTCATGAAGGCCGATCTTATTTTAAGCGTTTTTTTCTACTACATATCCTGTTCGCAATTATAATGGTAGTAGTAATTATACTAGGTTCATTTATAGGTCCATTTGTGATTATTTTATTTCTATTGACTATCCCGTATATACTTACTCCATACGTCGTTGTTTTAGAGGATTGTGATATCACGGAGGCACTTGGTGAATCAAAAAATTTAGTACGGCAGCATTTTTGGTTTTTACTGAGATTTGCTCTTTTACTAATATTTATTACGTTTTTGCTCACGTTGTCATTACAAACTCTACCGAAGTCTGTAATCTATATCACGCTACTCATCGTTTATCCTTTTATAGGCTCAGCAGCCATCCTTACTGTTATGGGGCGTTTATATGAAAGGGACGAGGAAGAAGAACCAAAGGAAATTAAAGATAAAATTAAGCTACCATTCCTGCTTGCCTGCTATTTTGTTCTATTTTCCTTACCATTTCTTGGGGCAAATTTAGCAAAAGGTGAATACCTTATGTTTTTAGATTTCTCAGAAAAACAAACATTTGGAGGACTTTCTTATAGATCTGCAAATGGATACATTCTAGATAACACGTTTCCAACATATGAATGGCATAATGATGAGAAAATTAAAATAAAATTATCGCTTCCTTCATTAGAAAATGAACCGGAAAAAATATCGGGAACAGGTACAGTCAGTATAGTAACTTCAGCTAATGGTGGAGAGCATGAAATAAAGAATGTAGACTTTATTTATACATTACATAAATCAATCATTAATGACACCATCTATTACCGAAATTCTCAACAAGAGTCTATCTCGCTGTTAAATTGGGAAAGTGACATTCCACAGCCAGCTGTAACAATGATGGTTAATAACGATGGAAACGATGTGTTCTTTTATTTATCAGAGTTTAGTCACCCTCAAGACGGAGCTTTTGGATTTCAACAAACAGAAACATACTTTGATGTTAATGAAACAGGCGAGATATTCTTACCGATCAGAAATGATACGATCATGTACAGCTATCCTTATTATTGGTTTTCAACTGAATGGACGAAAGAAAAGGTCAGCTCATTTTTTGACAGTAAAAATAACTATAGTGCGTACCATCTAAACGATCCAGGCTTTCAAATAGCCTCACTTATACGGGAAGGCTCATATCAGACAATTATCAGAATTGCGCCTAACTTAACAGAGCAAAATATTCAGCATAACTTAGATGAATGGAAAACACGTTGGGAAGGCTTTTTTGAAGATCAATATGGAAACTTAACGTTATCAGAGTATTTAATGTATACGAGTAAGTCAGCTACTTACGAAGGATTTGAATCTCATGCCATAACTGAGAATGGGAAAGAATACTATGAAAGAAACATCTCATTTCCTACTGCTCAGTTAAAGGTTCGCTATAGTGTGAATGAAGATGGACAATTCGAAGAACTTTATATAATAGAAGAATAATTTTTTTCATAAAATCCTTACAGATTAATCGACTTTTTCCGCTAAAATCGATAAGATAAGAAAAGGTAAAAAATTTTCAGTTTCAATTTGTTGGAGGAATAACATTTTGCTTATAGCTATAGCGTTTTTTCTATTTATGTCTTTTTTCTTATCAGGAAGTGAAACTGCTTTAACAGCTGTTAATAAAATGAAATTAAAGAGCAGAGCAGAAAATAATGATAAGAAATCGCAAAAATTACTTGATCTCGTTTCCAGGCCTGATGAATTAATCACAGGCATATTAATCGGTAATAACATTGCAAACATTATGCTTCCAACCCTTGTGACCATTATCGCACTTAAATATGGAATTAGTGTCGGAATTGCAACAACAGTTTTAACTGTTGTTTTAATCATCTTTGCGGAAGTATTACCTAAATCTATTGCTGCTACATTTGCAGATAAGATTGCTTATACTGTTTTTCCAGTGATAAGAATTATCCTGTTTTTGTTTAAGCCTTTGATTTTCCTTTTATCAAGGTTCACGAGAATCGTCATTAACAAACTTTCAAACGATGAAGAAAAAACTGCTTCGATCTCTAGAGAAGAGCTCATTACAATGGTAAATATCGCAACATCAGAAGGAATTCTTCAAACGGATGAAGAACAGCGAATTAAAGGAGCAATTGACTTTTATGATCTGGATGTTCGAGATGCTCTTAAAGTCCCTCGAACAGAGATACAAGGAATCTCATCAGGATCAACCTTTGAAGAAGCACGTGAAATCGTCTTAGAAGGAAGTCATACTCGCTATCCTGTTTACAAAGAAAGCATGGACCATATCGTCGGAGTACTACATTCAAAATCTCTTCTATCCTGGTCCTTAGAACCACATAAAAAATTAGAAGATTTTATTGATGATGATCCTCTTTTCGTATTTGAATTTCACTCCATTGAAAAGGTCTTTAAATTAATGTTGAAAAAACAACGACATTTAGCAATTGTTCTCGATGAATATGGCGGTACAAAAGGTATTTTGAGTCACGAGGATATTATTGAAGCAATGATTGGACAGGAAATAAAAGATGAAACCGATCAGGATGAAGAAATACTAATTGAAGAATTAACTGATTATCATATTATTTGTAATGGAAAACTTGCATTACGACGTTTAAATGAAGTGTTTAAAACGAAAATACCTGAACAAGAAGATATTCTTACAGGGTTTTTACTAAAAGAAATGGGACGTTTTCCAGATGAAGAAGAAACATATGAATACCATCACCTTCATTTTGAAGTGTTGAACGTTGAGGATAATAAATTAAAGAAAATTAAAATTACAAAAAAAGTCGTACCAGACGAATCATAACTGATACATATCAAAAGGCCGCAAAATTTTGCGGCCTTTTCCCATTATCTTGCAAAACTTAATATTTGTTTCAAAAAACCTAATCCTGATTTTTGCTCCTGTTTCATTCGTTCTGATCTGTATTGATGTTCCCTCACAAATGTTAAGAAGCGTTCTTCACGTTCATCTGTTTTCTTTTGAGCAAGCTCCCTTTCAACTTCTATTTCTTCCTTATATGAAGCTCTTTCCGCTTCAGCAGTGACCGCTAAGCTTGTAATCATATCCTGAACATCAGAAAACTCAAATCTTGCCACTTCTGTTTGTAGTTTTGCTGTTTCCGTAATTTTCTCGCTAACAGATGAAACCACATTTTTTTCTAACTTTTCAAGACGTTCGTCAAGCTTTAGCATGTTTTGAACTTCTTGTGATTCAATAAATGACGTAATTTTTGATAGTGTTTCTTGTAATTCTGTAGCATCATTTCCTTCTTGTACTGAAGATGTACTCGTTGTTCTTTGATTTTGCAAAAGCTGTTTAATGGTTTGTGTATCCATATTACTATCCTTAAACGCTTTTACCTTTTGGAAAAACTCAATATTTTCTGCTGTAAACAGCCTAGCGTTTTTATCATCTCTCTTAATTGAAATTAAATCTGAATACTCTTCTTCCCATTGCTTTAAAATGAACACCTTTTCACCTACAAGCGAAGCCGCCTTCGATATCGTTATATACTTTGCTGCCAACCTAAACACCAACCTTTGTCTATTTTTTCTTATCTAACTAGTTCTACTAAAGCCCTAGTAAATTCCTCCCTCTCGACAAAGGTTCTAAAAACTAGTCATAATGTTGTGTGTTTTGGTTGTTTTCAACATGAAATGATGCAGCTTTATGAAATGTACAAGGTAAAAATAAAAAATCTTAGAGAATGGAACATGAAAATCTAAATAAAAAGTCGAAAAATGGAAATTGCGTTTGTATTTTTTCAAGTTTTTTGGTAAATTTATTTAGTTATTTATCCTTTTATACAAGATTCATATGAATTTTAACTGAAGCTTTGGGTTTATCCCCCTCTCGCCACCATAAAATATATACTCACATAAAGAAAAAGAAATGGGAGAAAAAATTTATGTTTAACAAAATTGATTCCTTAGACACAGTCATTCGTTTAGTACCAATTTTAAAAGCGGCAGTTCCAGCTGATCTATCAATTGCTATTTGTAATTTGCATGAATTTGTTGCTTATTTTCCAGGTGAAAATATCAACCTCCAAATAAAAGTTGGTCAAAAAATTAACCCTAACGAACCTCTTTCTGTTGCCATTCGTCAAAATAAAAAACTACAAGCTGAGGTACCTGCTGAATTTTATGGATTTGAATTTACAGGAACAGCTCTACCTTTACATGATCAAAATAATCAAGTAATCGGCGGAATCGCTATTCAATTACGCAGAGAAAGTGAATTAAGAGCCATTATTAAGCAAATAGCCGACTCTTTATCACAAGCCAAAGGAAGTGTAAATACGGTTGTGGATGGATCAAACTCTTTAGCGTCTTTATCACAAGAACTCCTTTTACAATCACAGCAAGCATCAACTGATGTAAAAGAAACAGATGTTGTTTTATCTATGATTAAAAAGGTAGCTGATCAGACAAATTTACTCGGTTTGAATGCAGCAATAGAAGCAGCTCGCGCTGGGGAAAAAGGCAAAGGTTTTGAAGTTGTCGCTAACGAAATTAGAAAGTTCTCAAAGGAGACAGTCTCTTCTACTCAAAAAGTAAATCAAATTACTGCCCAAATTCAGGGTGTTACAACTAAGATGGGGGAATCCATCCAAACAATTGCCTCCATTGGAAATGACCAAGCAACATCAATGCAGGAAGTTTCTTCTTTAATAGAAGAGATTGAGCAACTTTCGAAAAGACTATCAGAATTTGCAAACAAAATCTAAAAGCTATGATAATTCTTCAAGAAAATGATCAACAAATTTATGATCCAACCGATAATAAGGCTATCTAGAAATTTTGTTGGAGGTTATTATGTTTGCTTTTTTTATTGCAGTTGCTAGTGTTGTTGTAAGTTTTCTTTTCTATCGTGGATTAAGATCAAAAAAAGAGAAGATTTTATCGATAGGCAGTTTAACACAAAGTCTCAGCCTGCTTGTTGCCTTTATCCTACCAATCTTTTATTTAATGGATATTAGTGACATAGAGGCTTTAGCTCATGGAATTAGTATGACGGTAAATTTAGTTATATATGGCACAGTTATTAATATTTTCTGTAAAGTCATTGCTAGATTTCAAGCATAAATTATAAAAAAACTGACTTACCATCTTAGGCAAGTCAGTTTTTTATTATGCACGTTGATATTTTAAAATCGGTTTTCTCGCAGCTGTTGTTTCGTCTAAACGTTTAACGACCGTTGTATGTGGTGCTTCCTGAACAACTTCAGGTGTTTCTTCTGCTTCTTTTGCGATTTGAATCATTGCATCAATAAAGGAATCAAGCGTTTCTTTAGATTCTGTTTCGGTTGGCTCGATCATGATACACTCTTCCACGTTTAATGGGAAATAGATTGTTGGTGGGTGGTAACCGAAATCTAATAATCGCTTAGCAATATCAAGAGTACGAACACCAAGCTTCTTCTGACGTTTACCAGAAAGAACGAATTCGTGTTTGCAGTGCTGATTAAATGGAAGATCATAAAATGGTGCCAAACGACGCATCATATAGTTTGCATTTAATACCGCATATTCTGTTACAGCTTTTAAGCCATCAGGACCCATTGTACGAATGTAGGTGTAAGCACGAACATTAATGCCAAAGTTTCCGTAGAATGGTTTTACTCGTCCGATTGACTGTGGACGATTGTAATCGAAATGGTAGCCTTCTTCTGTTTTCACTAGTACAGGCTTTGGAAGATAAGGAATTAAATCCGCTTTTACCCCAACAGGACCAGATCCTGGACCGCCACCACCGTGTGGTCCTGTGAATGTTTTATGAAGATTTAAGTGAACAACATCAAAGCCCATATCTCCTGGGCGAGCCTTACTTAATACCGCATTTAGGTTCGCTCCATCATAATAAAGCTTTCCGCCTGCATCATGGACAATTTGTGCCATTTCTAAAATATGTGCTTCAAAAAGTCCTAGTGTATTAGGATTTGTTAACATCAATGCCGCCGTTTGGTCATCCACAACACGTCGTAAATCCTCTAAATCAACAAGACCATTTTCATCAGACTTAACTGTGATTGTTTCAAAGCCGCAACTGTTGCAGATGCTGGATTTGTACCGTGAGCTGAGTCAGGAACGATCACTTTCGTTCGTTTTGTATCATTGTTCGCTTCATGATACGCACGAACCATCATTAACCCTGTCCACTCACCGTGAGCTCCTGCTGCAGGTTGAAGTGTTACTTCATCCATTCCTGTGATTTCTTTTAAATGCTCTTGAAGGTCAAATAATAATTCCATTGCCCCCTGAACCGTTGATTCGTCTTGTAATGGATGGATATGAGCAAGTCCAGCTATACGCGCCACATTTTCATTAATTTTTGGGTTGTACTTCATTGTACAAGATCCTAGTGGATAAAATCCTGAATCAACACCATGATTACGTTTTGATAAAGCTGTGTAATGTCTCATAATATCAAGCTCAGACACTTCTGGAAGCTCGGCTTCTTCTGTGCGAATATAATCAGAAGGAATGAGTTCGTCTAACGACAATTCATCAACTTCAAGCTCTGGTAAGCTATATCCAACACGACCTTCTCTACTCAGTTCAAAAATTAATGCTTGATCTTGATTACTCATTAAGCATCCCCCAATTCCTTCACAAGTGTGTCGATTTCTTCTTTTGTACGTAGCTCTGTAACTGCAATAAGCATATGATTTTCAAGCCCAGAATCAACTCTACCTAAATCAAA
This Metabacillus endolithicus DNA region includes the following protein-coding sequences:
- a CDS encoding hemolysin family protein, producing the protein MLIAIAFFLFMSFFLSGSETALTAVNKMKLKSRAENNDKKSQKLLDLVSRPDELITGILIGNNIANIMLPTLVTIIALKYGISVGIATTVLTVVLIIFAEVLPKSIAATFADKIAYTVFPVIRIILFLFKPLIFLLSRFTRIVINKLSNDEEKTASISREELITMVNIATSEGILQTDEEQRIKGAIDFYDLDVRDALKVPRTEIQGISSGSTFEEAREIVLEGSHTRYPVYKESMDHIVGVLHSKSLLSWSLEPHKKLEDFIDDDPLFVFEFHSIEKVFKLMLKKQRHLAIVLDEYGGTKGILSHEDIIEAMIGQEIKDETDQDEEILIEELTDYHIICNGKLALRRLNEVFKTKIPEQEDILTGFLLKEMGRFPDEEETYEYHHLHFEVLNVEDNKLKKIKITKKVVPDES
- a CDS encoding helix-turn-helix domain-containing protein, with protein sequence MAAKYITISKAASLVGEKVFILKQWEEEYSDLISIKRDDKNARLFTAENIEFFQKVKAFKDSNMDTQTIKQLLQNQRTTSTSSVQEGNDATELQETLSKITSFIESQEVQNMLKLDERLEKLEKNVVSSVSEKITETAKLQTEVARFEFSDVQDMITSLAVTAEAERASYKEEIEVERELAQKKTDEREERFLTFVREHQYRSERMKQEQKSGLGFLKQILSFAR
- a CDS encoding methyl-accepting chemotaxis protein, with translation MFNKIDSLDTVIRLVPILKAAVPADLSIAICNLHEFVAYFPGENINLQIKVGQKINPNEPLSVAIRQNKKLQAEVPAEFYGFEFTGTALPLHDQNNQVIGGIAIQLRRESELRAIIKQIADSLSQAKGSVNTVVDGSNSLASLSQELLLQSQQASTDVKETDVVLSMIKKVADQTNLLGLNAAIEAARAGEKGKGFEVVANEIRKFSKETVSSTQKVNQITAQIQGVTTKMGESIQTIASIGNDQATSMQEVSSLIEEIEQLSKRLSEFANKI